Proteins encoded in a region of the Triticum dicoccoides isolate Atlit2015 ecotype Zavitan chromosome 3A, WEW_v2.0, whole genome shotgun sequence genome:
- the LOC119269308 gene encoding cytochrome P450 94B3-like, with translation MELSSLPLLLLPLLPLLYFLYLRPDPKRQPRAHGLKVYPILGTLPHFVKNQDRFLEWYTGVMQASPTHTLAFKVPGLTGGAITADPACVEHILKANFANYPKGELQVSMLDDFLGHGIFNSDGEQWLWQRKAASYEFNKRSLRNFVVDAVRFEVVERLLPLLDRAGLDRRTLDVQDVLERFAFDNICRVAFGEDPACLAEEGMAAPQSAEFMAAFNDAQNAVMARFMSPAKWLWRVKRLLGMEPERRMRSALATIHGYADKIVRERKERGEAAGLVSRDDFLSRFAAAGEHNDESLRDVVTNFILAGRDTTSSALTWFFWLVSTRPDVEDKILREVRAVRASGGGAASTPSLDELREMHYLHAAITESMRLYPPVPADTHSCKEDDFLPDGTFVGKGWLMTYCAFAMARLEGVWGKDCEEFRPERWLDEEGAFRAESPFKYAVFHAGPRMCLGKEMAYIQMKSIAACVLERFSLRYAGGEGHPKLIMSLTLRMGGGLPMQVKSRTEVAS, from the coding sequence ATGGAACTCTCatcccttcccctcctcctcctgcCTCTCCTCCCTCTTCTCTACTTCCTCTACCTGCGGCCGGACCCCAAGAGGCAGCCTCGCGCCCATGGCCTCAAGGTCTACCCCATCCTCGGCACGCTGCCGCACTTCGTCAAGAACCAGGACCGCTTCCTCGAATGGTACACCGGCGTCATGCAGGCCAGCCCCACGCACACCCTGGCCTTCAAGGTGCCCGGCCTCACCGGCGGCGCCATCACCGCCGACCCGGCCTGCGTCGAGCACATACTCAAGGCCAACTTTGCGAACTACCCCAAGGGCGAGCTCCAGGTCTCCATGCTCGACGACTTCCTCGGCCACGGCATATTCAACTCCGACGGCGAGCAGTGGCTGTGGCAGCGGAAGGCCGCCAGCTACGAGTTCAACAAGCGCTCGCTGAGGAACTTCGTGGTGGACGCCGTCCGCTTCGAGGTCGTCGAGCGGCTGCTGCCGCTGCTGGACCGTGCGGGGCTCGACAGGCGGACGCTGGACGTGCAGGACGTGCTGGAGCGCTTCGCGTTCGACAACATCTGCCGCGTGGCCTTCGGCGAGGACCCGGCCTGCCTCGCCGAGGAGGGCATGGCCGCGCCCCAGAGCGCCGAGTTCATGGCCGCCTTCAACGACGCGCAGAACGCCGTGATGGCCCGGTTCATGTCGCCCGCCAAGTGGCTGTGGCGCGTCAAGAGGCTGCTGGGCATGGAGCCGGAGAGGCGGATGCGCTCGGCGCTCGCCACCATCCACGGCTACGCCGACAAGATCGTCCGCGAGCGCaaggagagaggggaggctgctggGCTGGTGAGCCGGGACGACTTCCTATCGCGCTTCGCCGCGGCCGGCGAGCACAACGACGAGAGCCTCCGCGACGTGGTCACCAACTTCATCCTCGCCGGCCGCGACACGACCTCGTCCGCGCTGACCTGGTTCTTCTGGCTGGTGTCCACGCGGCCCGACGTGGAGGACAAGATCCTGCGCGAGGTCCGCGCGGTGCGCGCGTCGGGCGGCGGCGCAGCGTCGACTCCCAGCTTGGACGAGCTGCGCGAGATGCACTACCTCCACGCGGCCATCACGGAGTCGATGCGGCTGTACCCGCCGGTGCCCGCCGACACGCACAGCTGCAAGGAGGACGACTTCCTCCCGGACGGCACGTTCGTCGGGAAAGGGTGGCTGATGACGTACTGCGCGTTCGCCATGGCGCGGCTGGAGGGCGTGTGGGGCAAGGACTGCGAGGAGTTCAGGCCGGAgcggtggctcgacgaggagggcgCGTTCCGGGCGGAGAGCCCGTTCAAGTACGCGGTGTTCCACGCGGGGCCGAGGATGTGCCTCGGCAAGGAGATGGCCTACATACAGATGAAGTCCATCGCGGCGTGCGTGCTGGAGAGGTTCAGCCTCCGGTACGCCGGCGGCGAGGGGCATCCCAAGCTCATAATGTCACTTACGCTGCGGATGGGAGGCGGCCTGCCGATGCAGGTGAAGAGCAGAACAGAGGTGGCTAGCTAG